TGCCTTGCTTTCTTTCATCCATTCTTCCAATAAGCTTGTATTCAACTTCTCTCCCCTGTGGTTTCATTTCCATTTCACAATCCAATTTTTCTTGCATTAATGAAAGATTCATACCATTATTGTATCAAATAACATGAGAGGACTAtgtttccttcttcttctttatttctttctggTACATGGGAATATTACGAGAAACCTATGGTACGAAAATCCAAGAATTTACATAGtttgataaaacaataaaaacaaaaacaaaaacttcTTGTTGTGGCTGCCATCTGATTAAGAGATGGATAAGATTCACAACTTCTCTATAGATATTGCATTGGTTTTGAAGTCTCAATGAAGTGTAAGATTGTAAGAGAATAAGCTAGATGCtcctttttctattctttcttttttctttttacaagtTTCTTTTCATGTAATAATGATGCTGATtttttattggaaaattacaaatatcCCTTAGAATTTTCCTATTATACATTTTTATCTCtgtttttctaaatttcttttctttagaaaaaaaaaaaaaaaaaaaaaaaagcatttttctttcttcatgaTAAAAAGGACACACAATTTTACAGTTgatctttaattttctatttacatAATGAATGGTTGTCTAATATTTATACTATAAAGTACtctttctaaatatataaatttgagggataaaaatattaattttggaaaaaaaaggaacaaaaGTGCATAATAGGACAATGCTTAAAAGGGTGTCTTTTAATTATcccatttcttatttttggtCCACCTCACATGAGCATAGACTATCAAAAGGAAATCCCAAGTGTATATCACTTTATTTGAACTAATAGTAGAGATAGGTCTACTAGGACacaatgtatatatatatagatccATAACTATAAAAATGCTACCATTCAGCAAAATGAGATGCCAAATGCTACATGAATTGAGTGCCTAACTCTATGCATTGCAATATAAGCAATAATTTCAAAAGATCAAAGATAGTTAAGCACATCCAATGtttgaagaaaagaagaaaaaaaaaagaatatgatcTAATATTAATGATGATCACTTACCCAAAACCATGTTTCTTGTAGTAAGGAATAGTAGACAAAAGGGTATCATCAACATCAAAGATCCAAGCATCTTTACCATCACCTTGTAAATGACAGCAAGTGCTAAGGTAAAGCTTAACCTCTTCAATGGCTCTTTCAGAGTCAGCTTCATACTGGGAAGAAGTCATGTAGTGTTTGATATATGCAATGCATTCTTGTGGCACAACTTTGAATTCCCTAATGTTGTTTAGTTCAACATTGATCCTCCAACTCTCACAATAATTCTTCAAGCCAGATGTTGATTCTGATTTGAAcccatttcttcttttttggttCAAAATGTTCCAATCTGCTGCTACTAGGCTAATGCAGAGGCTTGTCAAAGCCAATATGAACACTAAGTTTCTTGCCATTTGCACACAcacagagaaagagagagagggagagagagagagatcaaGTTCTTTGTTTGTGAAATGGAGAGGTGTTAAATTAATCTATAGGAGTTGATGGAGGTGCATGATTGATCACATGGGGTTGTGGGGTATGTTGGACATGTTCTTGCTCTGAAATTCattgttataaatttaaaaagttagaTTGGCtgtaattgattttgattAATGAACAAAATGTCAAATGGATTTAATGGATATACTACCAAGATATTCTGTGTTTTACAGCTCATATGCGTTCCCTGTTTTCTATTTCCTATGGCTactggtttttttttttttttttgtcttaataaaaaaatgtattgTCTATGAGTTCAATTAAGAAAAGATAACACTGAAATTTATtagtcaatttttttaatttatagaataattttaaatataatttatttttaaataaaattttatatttgatgtgttaaataataacaataataaaattcatttcaagtaaaatcaatattgtgttaaaaataattataataaagatatttaatagaaaaaaagatataaaaaaagtaaaataaaatcgtaaaattaaaaagaatatttcgattttatgaaatatattcatttattaatttaatattaattttaaaaaattattacataattaaaaattaattaaattcaattatacaaatttttaaataaatttattttaaataaacatatgaGTTTTTTTGGAAATAATTTCCTTAAcactttatataatttaattcaaccAACCAATaagaccaaaaaaaaaaaaaggctacTCATTTCATAGAAAAGCTTGTCAAACATATTGCATGATTAAGCTTTTTCTAATTGGGTGATTGAGCATGAATTTCTCCATTCCTCCAAAATTAAAGGTAAAATTtacaagagagagagaaaagggAAATCTAGTCCGCCATTGTTGCCGCAGAAGAGgggcttctttttctttcaagtttcatatcttttccttttcttgctttGGAGGAACAAAACTTTTGTCATACCTCGGAACAACAAGATGacctttaatttttgaaaacatGCTTCTATGTTTGATTTTCCCTTTCTTGGttgaaattcattttattaattttatgtaatttatctataaatttaaaattttatatgtttaactgaaataaaaatttatctaaaattctaTGCAGTTAGATTCGTCGAACATGTAAAATTGTTaaacaattttatatattttataatatcaaaaataaatttactctgttattttattttattttttccatatttctttttttttataaaaatatttatctaaaatattcCATCGCAACTTTTCtagcataatatttttaaattctacggatattaaatagaaattccTTTTATGGATGAATTCTAtctagaatttatttataaataaaataaatttcttaataga
The sequence above is drawn from the Ricinus communis isolate WT05 ecotype wild-type chromosome 7, ASM1957865v1, whole genome shotgun sequence genome and encodes:
- the LOC8266482 gene encoding acid phosphatase 1 isoform X2; the protein is MARNLVFILALTSLCISLVAADWNILNQKRRNGFKSESTSGLKNYCESWRINVELNNIREFKVVPQECIAYIKHYMTSSQYEADSERAIEEVKLYLSTCCHLQGDGKDAWIFDVDDTLLSTIPYYKKHGFGGEKLNTSLLEEWMKESKAPALEHTLKLFHVIKDKGVKIFLVSSRSETLRSATVDNLINVGYHGWSSLILRYIYICGNTKGVLKMNSRICKNTNPRQEKD
- the LOC8266482 gene encoding acid phosphatase 1 isoform X1, with protein sequence MARNLVFILALTSLCISLVAADWNILNQKRRNGFKSESTSGLKNYCESWRINVELNNIREFKVVPQECIAYIKHYMTSSQYEADSERAIEEVKLYLSTCCHLQGDGKDAWIFDVDDTLLSTIPYYKKHGFGGEKLNTSLLEEWMKESKAPALEHTLKLFHVIKDKGVKIFLVSSRSETLRSATVDNLINVGYHGWSSLILRGLEDEFTNLQEYKSKARKRLMDEGYRIWGIIGDQWSSIKGLPSAKRTFKLPNSMYYLS